One window of Parambassis ranga chromosome 3, fParRan2.1, whole genome shotgun sequence genomic DNA carries:
- the stk16 gene encoding serine/threonine-protein kinase 16, whose product MGQTLCICSRGSLTIDNKKYYFVQKLDEGGFSYVDLVEGTKDGRFYALKRILCHDREGRQEAQTEVEMHQMFNHPNILTLVAHTFVDHGGKTEAWLLLPYMSKGSLWSVLEKLRDKGNSMPEKQILQIFRGICSGLKAIHEKGYAHRDLKPTNVLLDEDNRPVLMDLGSMNRARIEVRGSREAMTIQDWAAQRCTISYRAPELFNVESHCIIDERTDIWSLGCVLYCMMMLEGPYDLVFQKGDSVALAVQNPVTIPPSCSYSEGLQMLLSSIMVSNPQERPNINWVLDQVQDLQSCSPNTQTNMV is encoded by the exons ATGGGGCAGACCCTGTGCATATGCTCCCGTGGATCTCTAACCATAGATAACAAAAAATATTACTTTGTCCAGAAACTAGATGAAGG TGGCTTCAGCTATGTTGATCTGGTTGAGGGGACGAAGGATGGGCGATTCTATGCCTTAAAGAGGATTCTGTGTCATGACCGTGAAGGCCGCCAGGAGGCCCAGACTGAGGTGGAGATGCATCAAATGTTTAATCATCCCAACATCTTGACCCTGGTTGCACACACCTTTGTTGATCATGGAGGAAAGACGGAAGCCTGGTTACTTCTGCCCTACATGAGT AAAGGTAGTCTCTGGTCAGTCCTGGAGAAGCTAAGAGACAAGGGGAACTCTATgcctgaaaaacagattttgCAAATCTTCCGTGGAATCTGCTCTGGACTCAAGGCCATTCATGAAAAAGGTTACGCACACAG AGACCTGAAACCCACAAATGTTCTCCTTGATGAGGATAATAGGCCAGTATTGATGGACCTGGGCTCAATGAATCGTGCCAGGATTGAG GTCAGAGGATCCAGAGAAGCTATGACTATACAGGACTGGGCAGCCCAACGGTGCACCATTTCCTACAGGGCTCCGGAACTCTTCAATGTAGAGAGCCACTGCATTATAGATGAGCGAACTGATATCTGG TCACTTGGCTGTGTGCTTTACTGCATGATGATGTTGGAGGGGCCTTATGATCTGGTATTTCAGAAGGGGGACAGTGTAGCCCTGGCTGTGCAGAATCCAGTGACCATCCCCCCATCTTGCAG TTACTCAGAGggcctgcagatgctgctgagCTCCATAATGGTGTCAAATCCCCAGGAGAGGCCTAACATCAACTGGGTTCTTGACCAGGTACAGGACCTGCAGAGTTGCAGCCCCAACACCCAAACCAACATGGTCTGA